AAGAAAAATACAGTGTTACATGAGCTATTACTGTTATTCTTGCTGCTAAACCATTTATTGTTTTGTTTAAAAAACCAACTGCTACAAGAGCTATTATAGGAATATTAAAGAATCCAGCAAATCTTTTTAAAAGTAAAAATAATCCGTCTGATCCAGATTGTAACATAGGAGCAATAATCATTGATATAATAGCTATTACTGTTCCTGATATTTTAGCAACTCTTATTAAATCATCATCTGAAATATTCTTTTTAAATATAGGTTTATAAAAATCATAGCAGAATAAAGTTGCTGCACTATTTAAGAAAGAATTAAAAGTACTTAATATTGCCCCAAATAAACATGCCGTAAAAAATCCTAATAGTGGCTTTGGTAAAACTTCTCTTACAAGAGTTGGGTATGCTAAATCAATATTATTTAAAGAGTTTCCAAATATATGAAACGATACTAACCCTGGTAAATTTAACATAAATGGTAGTGTTAATAAAAATACTCCTGCTATCAAAATACCTTTTTGTCCTTCAGCTAAACTTTTTGCTCCTAAAGCTCTTTGAATAATTGCTTGATTTGTAGCCCAGTAAAAAAAGTTAACAATCATTATTCCTGTGAAAATAGTCGTCCAAGGAACTGGATCAGTTGCTGCTCCCCAAGCGTTTAATTTATCATAGTGAGTTGTTGTTATTTTAGTAACTCCATCTAAAATACTTCCATCTCCTAAGTATTTTAAAGCAAAGAATGGAATCATTGCTCCACCTATAATTAAAGCTAATCCATTTAATGTATCTGACACTGCTACCGCTTTTAAACCACCAAATATAGCATATATTCCTCCAATTATTCCTATTAGCCATACAATAACCCAAATAGACATATTAAAACTTATATTAAAAAGCCCTGGAATATCAAACATCTGTGAAAAAGCTATTGCTCCTGAATATAATGCTCCTGGAATTAAAATAAATGTATAGCCAACCATAAAAAGAAATGACATCATCTGCCTTGTCTGTCTATCATACCTAGCTTCAAAAAATTCTGGAATTGTTGTAAACCCACCTTTTAAATATCTTGGTAAAAGATAAAGTGCTAAAACACATAGTGGAATAACTGATTGAACAGTCCATGCCATAATTGAAAAGTTACTAATATAAGCTGACGCATTCGTTCCTATT
This genomic window from Cetobacterium sp. NK01 contains:
- a CDS encoding solute:sodium symporter family transporter, which translates into the protein MLMTILSFVFVTALIGFISYLKTKDEEHSAQGYFLAGRGLSGVVIGFSMVLTSLSTEQLIGTNASAYISNFSIMAWTVQSVIPLCVLALYLLPRYLKGGFTTIPEFFEARYDRQTRQMMSFLFMVGYTFILIPGALYSGAIAFSQMFDIPGLFNISFNMSIWVIVWLIGIIGGIYAIFGGLKAVAVSDTLNGLALIIGGAMIPFFALKYLGDGSILDGVTKITTTHYDKLNAWGAATDPVPWTTIFTGIMIVNFFYWATNQAIIQRALGAKSLAEGQKGILIAGVFLLTLPFMLNLPGLVSFHIFGNSLNNIDLAYPTLVREVLPKPLLGFFTACLFGAILSTFNSFLNSAATLFCYDFYKPIFKKNISDDDLIRVAKISGTVIAIISMIIAPMLQSGSDGLFLLLKRFAGFFNIPIIALVAVGFLNKTINGLAARITVIAHVTLYFSLVWIFKINLNFVHVMGGLFVFDIILMIILGSFMKRKVPYELPKENKSHVDLSNWKYAIPVSYILMLGLAYVYTILSKVGLAGGNSLTVINVVYFILAAGGVFIIMKSRSSVKNNVNENDQVSLEKNNI